A section of the Leminorella richardii genome encodes:
- a CDS encoding transposase gives MLAEIGAYQRCPYCSGINFRLHGFSKAKIQRYFCLGCSRTFQKKYIYLKNELKTTTSSLKS, from the coding sequence ATGTTAGCCGAGATTGGAGCTTATCAAAGGTGCCCTTACTGCAGCGGCATTAATTTTAGACTGCATGGATTTAGCAAAGCAAAAATTCAGCGCTATTTTTGTTTGGGATGCAGTAGAACGTTTCAAAAAAAATACATCTATTTAAAAAATGAATTAAAGACAACGACTTCGTCTTTAAAATCATAG
- a CDS encoding efflux RND transporter periplasmic adaptor subunit — protein MKKRLMNKGVRFFHRWIWRTALILSAAYAIHYAAAQQTEPTSAPPAVENTALTVSTLSPRAMTWSRTLLATGSIAAWQEAFISTEAHGVSITSVLVDVGDEVRKGQLLAELQSQTLSAELEQAEAELRQAIAQREEARADAQRVNRLQTSAAISAQQATQYRVTEKIANARVAALEAKVKAARYRVEQTNIVAPDDGTVTERLATLGHVVSSGDVLFKLNRQNRMEWHAELPADDLALIQAGQRVTLSIAELAPVNGQVRQIAPTIDKNTRNGRVYIDLQPSSVVRAGSFATGKIVVGHSQVIAVPESALLLHDGYAYVFRVKNENRVQRIRVVTGVRQEGWVAITEGLQTDDVIVADGGTFLSDGDSVRIVSHQDRSLEEK, from the coding sequence ATGAAAAAGCGATTAATGAATAAGGGAGTGCGGTTTTTTCATCGATGGATATGGCGCACCGCTTTAATACTAAGCGCGGCTTATGCAATACATTATGCAGCGGCACAGCAGACAGAGCCGACTTCAGCGCCTCCTGCCGTTGAGAATACTGCACTAACCGTTTCCACGCTGTCACCAAGGGCTATGACCTGGAGCCGTACCCTGCTTGCCACTGGCAGCATTGCTGCATGGCAGGAGGCTTTTATCAGTACCGAAGCTCACGGCGTCAGTATCACTAGCGTGCTGGTTGACGTGGGAGATGAGGTGCGCAAAGGCCAACTGCTGGCTGAACTACAGAGTCAGACTCTGTCTGCCGAGCTTGAGCAGGCAGAGGCGGAACTGCGTCAGGCAATCGCCCAGCGGGAAGAGGCCAGAGCCGACGCTCAGCGGGTGAATCGGCTGCAAACGTCCGCAGCAATCAGCGCTCAGCAGGCGACGCAGTACCGGGTGACTGAAAAAATAGCCAACGCTCGCGTTGCCGCGCTGGAAGCAAAAGTTAAGGCGGCGCGCTATCGGGTAGAGCAAACAAACATTGTCGCTCCAGACGACGGCACAGTAACAGAGCGCTTGGCGACGCTGGGGCACGTGGTGTCTTCCGGTGACGTGCTGTTTAAGCTCAATCGGCAAAACAGAATGGAGTGGCACGCTGAGCTTCCCGCTGACGATCTTGCCCTTATTCAGGCTGGGCAGCGCGTAACGCTGAGCATTGCCGAACTGGCTCCGGTAAACGGCCAGGTTCGCCAGATTGCACCCACGATCGACAAAAACACGCGTAATGGCCGGGTCTATATCGATCTGCAGCCGTCTTCAGTGGTTCGAGCGGGCTCGTTCGCGACGGGGAAGATTGTCGTTGGCCACTCGCAGGTTATTGCCGTTCCTGAGTCAGCGCTGCTGCTGCACGACGGCTATGCCTACGTTTTTCGTGTGAAGAATGAGAACCGCGTCCAGCGGATTCGAGTAGTGACAGGGGTGCGTCAAGAAGGCTGGGTAGCTATCACAGAAGGGCTACAGACTGACGATGTTATCGTTGCCGATGGGGGAACTTTTCTATCCGATGGTGACAGCGTCCGCATTGTTTCTCATCAAGATCGCAGTCTGGAGGAGAAGTAA